Within Xanthomonas oryzae pv. oryzae, the genomic segment TGCGACAGCGGCTACACCGGAGATCCCTTCGCCGAGGGCGTACAGGACATTCTGGGCAAGCATGTCACCGTACAGATTGCCAAGCGCAGCGAGCTGCATACCTTCAAGGTCATGCCCAAGCGCTGGAGTGTCGAACGCAGCTTTGCCTGGCTGGAGAAGAACCGGAGGCTATGGAAGAACTGCGAGCGAAGGCTCAATACCAGCTTGCAGTTCATCCATCTGGCGTTCCTGGCACTGCTGCTCAGGAGGTCGTGAACAGGTTCTGAGCGGGCTGGGCGCGGCCAAATCGCTGATTCCAAAGGAAACTGAATAGGCGCCGGTTGCCGTGGCGCCGGGCCCGGCGTACACTTCGCCCCTTTCCCTCATTCGATGCGCGGCCGTTGCTGGTCGCCGGGAGCCCGCATGGCCCGCATTACCGTAGAAGATTGCCTGGAAGTCGTGAACAACCGTTTTGAGCTGGTCATGATGGCCTCCAAGCGCGCCCGTCAGCTCGCCAACGGCGTACAGCCGCTGATCGAAAATGCCGCTGCCAGCGACAAGCCCACCGTGATGGCGCTGCGCGAGATCGCCGCACGCCGGATCGATAATGCGCTGATCGACGAAGTCGAGAAGGCCGAGCGCGAACGTGCCGAGCGCGAAGCGTTGGAGTGGGCCGCCGCCGAAGTGGTCGCCGACGAAGACATGTCCAAGAACGACGATTGATTGCTCGCATCGCTGCGATCGACCCAAACAGCCCGCCTAGACGCGGGCTGTTTTCGTTTCGGGCCCCTGCAGTACGCTGGCGTGTGCAAACGTTTGCCGTCACTGCACGGCTGGCATAGTCTTCCGCTATGAACCCAGGCCCTACTGCCCAGGCGACCGTCGTGACGTCTCCGTCTTCCGACCAGGCCATTCCCGACTACGTCCTGCACCTCGAACGCGCGGCCAGCTACCTGCCCAAGGAGCAGCTGCCGATCCTGCGGCGTGCCTGGGAAGTCGGTGCCACTGCGCATGCCGGGCAAACCCGCAAATCAGGCGAGCCATACATCACCCACCCGGTGGCGGTGGCCGGCGTACTGGCCGAGCTGGGCCTGGACATGGAATCGCTGATCGCGGCGATCCTGCACGACACCGTCGAAGACACTCCGCTGACGCGGGAAGAACTGGCGTTCGAGTTCGGCGAAGCAGTGGCCGAGCTGGTAGATGGCGTCACCAAGCTGGACAAGCTCAAGTTCCGTGATCGTCAGGAAGCGGCGGCGGAAAGCTTCCGCAAGATGCTGCTGGCGATGTCGCGCGATCTGCGCGTGATCATGATCAAGCTGGCAGACCGCCTGCACAACATGCGCACGCTCGGCGCACAGAGCACCGAAGCGCGCGGCCGCATCGCCCGCGAGACGCTGGAAATCTACGCACCCATCGCGCAGCGCTTGGGCATGAGCCTGATCAAGTCTGAGCTGCAGAACCTGGGCTTCCGCGCCTTGTATCCGTGGCGCCACGCCATCATCGAAAAACACATTCGCAGCCAGCCAGTGGTACGGCGCGAATCGATGGCGCAGGTGGAAGTGCAGCTGTCGCAGCGGCTGGCCAAGGAAGGGTTGGAGCATCGGCTGGTCAGCCGCATCAAGACGCCCTGGAGCATCTATTCCAAGATGCACGAAGAGAACAAATCCTTCGACCAGGTAATGGACGTGTTCGGCTTTCGCCTGGTGGTGCGCACGGTGGCCGATTGCTATCACGCGCTTGGTGCGGTGCATGCCAGCTTCAAGCCGCTGGACGGGCGTTTCCGCGATTTCATCGCGATCCCCAAGGCCAACGGCTATCAGTCGTTGCACACCGTGTTGTTCGGACCGTACGGCTCGCCGATCGAAGTGCAGATCCGCACCGAAGAGATGGATCTGATCGCTGAGCGTGGCGTGGCTGCGCACTGGACCTACAAGGTCGGCTCGGCCTCGCCCAATAGCGCGCAGAGTCGCGCGCACGACTGGATCGTGGAGCTGATCGATTCGCAGCGCGCCGCTGGTTCGTCGCTGGAATTTCTCGACAACGTCAAGGTCGACCTGTTCCCGGACGAGGTCTATCTGTTCACGCCCAAGGGCAAGATCCTGGCATTGCCGCGCAATTCCACCGCGCTGGATTTCGCTTACGCGGTGCATACCGATGTGGGCAACCGCGCTGTGGCCTCGCGCGTGGATAAAAAGCTGGTGCCGTTGCGCACCAAGCTGGTCAGCGGCCAGGCGGTGGAGATCATCACGGCGCGTTCGGCCACGCCCAAGCCCCAGTGGCTGGAGTTCGTGGTCAGCAGCAAGGCGCGCACGGCGATCCGTTACCAGCTCAAGCAGCTCGAACACGAAGACGCCGTGCAGCTGGGTCACCGCATGCTGGACCGCGCGCTGGAAGCGATGGACTCCTCGCTGGAGCGGCTGCCCAAAGGTCGCCTGGACGCCTTTCTCAACGAGCACCGCTATCCGCGTCTGGAAGCGTTGCTGGCCGATGTGGCGCTCGGCAACTTGATGCCGAATCAGGCCGCGCAGGCGTTGATGGCCTATGCGGAGATGCGTGGCGGCGGCCATTCCAAGCATTCGCACGAAAAGATTCTGATCGACGGCAGCGAACGCGGCGTGATCAGCTTCGCCAACTGTTGTCAGCCAATTCCCGGCGACGAAATCATGGGGTATCACACCGCCGGCAAGGGAATCGTGGTGCACCGCCTGGATTGCCCGAACCTGGCCGAGCTGCGCAAATCGCCCGAGCGCTGGGTGCCGATCGACTGGGATTCCAGCGTGACCGGCGACTACGACACCGCGCTGGTGGTCGAAGTGGAAAATCGCACCGGCGTGCTGGCGCAGTTGGCCGCAGCGATCGCGCAGAGCCAGTCCAACATCGAGCGCGTGGACTATCTGGACCGCGACTTCAATGCCGCGGTGCTGCGTTTCAACATCCAGGTGCGCGACCGCCGCCATCTGGCCGAAGTGATGCGCAGGCTGCGGCGTCTGCACGTGGTGCAGAGCGTGGGGCGGCAGTAGCGCCTGGCACGCTCGCGCAACAGTCGAGCAAATCCGCACAAAGGCCTAAACTGCTGCAACCCTTTGCAGTGGAGTCTCCATGCCCCAGATCATCCATACCGACCAGGCGCCTGCTGCCATCGGCCCATATTCGCAGGCCGTGCGTGCCGGCAACACGGTGTATTTCTCAGGGCAGATCCCGCTGGATCCGGTCACTGGCGAAATCGTGCCAGGCGACATCGGCGCGCAGGCGCGGCGTGCGTTCGACAACCTCAAGGCCGTGGCCGAAGCGGCCGGTGGCTCGCTCGACAAGATCGTGCGGTTGGGCCTGTATCTCACCGACTTGGGTCAGTTCGCTGCCGTCAACGCGGTGATGCAGGAGTATTTCCAGGCCCCGTTCCCCGCACGCTCCACCATCGAAGTGTCTGGCCTGCCCAAGGGCGCCGGTTTCGAAGTCGACGCGGTGATGGTGCTCGAGTGATCCTGCGCGACTGATCCGCCATGCCGCGCGCGCGCGTCGTCACACCGAGCCTGGCCGTTGCCGGCCAGGCTCCGCTGTCCAGCCTGCCTGGTGTTGGCCCGAAAGTGGCCGACAAATTCGCTGCGCGCGGCATCCTGAGCGTGCAGGACCTGTGGCTACATCTGCCGCTGCGTTACGAAGACCGCACGCGGCTGACCACCATCGCGCAGCTGCAAAGTGGCGTGCCGGCGCAGATTGAAGGACGCGTGGATGCGGTAGAGCGTGGCTTTCGCTTTCGGCCGGTCCTGCGCGTGGCAGTGTCGGACGCATCGCACGGCACGCTGGTGCTGCGCTTCTTCCATTTTCGTGCTGCGCAGGTGGCGCAGTTCGCCGTCGGCACGCGTGTGCGCGTGTTCGGCACGCCTAAGCCCGGCCAGAACGGCTGGGAGATCGTGCACCCCAGTTATCGCGTGCTCGCGCCGGATGAAGATGCCGGTCTGGGCGATAGTCTGGATCCGGTCTATCCGGTGCTTGAAGGCGTCGGCCCGGCCACGTTGCGCAAGCTCATCGGCCAGGCGCTGGAGCGTCTACCACCCGAAGCAGCGCTGGAATTGCTGCCGCCGCACTGGCTGCAGGACGAGCAACTGCCATCGTTACGCGCGGCATTGCTGACCATGCATCGTCCGCCAGTCGGCACTGATCCGCAGCAATTGCTCGCCGGAGGCCATCCGGCCCAGCAGCGCCTGGCCATTGAAGAGCTGTTGGCGCATCAACTCAGCCTGCGCCGCCAACGCATCGCGCTGCAGCGTTTCCACGCGCCCAGCCTGCCAGGCAACGGCACGTTGGTGCAGCAATTGCGCAGGGCCTTGCCGTTTCAGCTCACCGGCGCGCAGCAGCGGGTGTTCGAGCAGATCGCTCGCGACCTTGCGCAATCCTGGCCGATGCTGCGGCTGGTGCAGGGCGATGTCGGTAGCGGCAAGACCGTGGTCGCCGCATTGGCGGCGATGCTCGCGGTTGAGCAGGGCAAGCAGGTCGCACTCGCCGCGCCCACCGAATTGCTTGCCGAGCAGCACCTCAATAATCTGCGGGATTGGCTGGAGCCCTTGGGCATCCGCATCGTCTGGCTGGCCGGCAAGGTCACCGGCAAGGCGCGTGCTGCGGCGATGGCCGACGTCGCCTCAGGCCAGGCACAGGTGGTGGTCGGTACGCATGCGTTGATGCAGGAGGCGGTGGTCTTCCACGATCTGGCGTTGGCCATCATTGATGAGCAACACCGCTTCGGCGTGCATCAGCGGCTTGCGCTGCGCGACAAGGGCGCGGCGGCGGGCAGTGTGCCACACCAGCTGGTGATGACGGCTACGCCCATCCCGCGTACCTTGGCGATGTCGACCTATGCAGATCTGGATGTCTCGGCCATCGACGAACTGCCGCCTGGTCGCACGCCAGTGCAGACGATCGTGTTGAGTGCGGAGCGCCGCCCTGAGTTGGTCGAACGGATCCGCGCCGCCTGCGCCGAGGGGCGTCAGGCGTATTGGGTATGCACGCTGATCGAAGAAAGCGAAGAGCCCGAAAAAGGGGCGCGAGGCCAACATGGCGGGCCGCCACGCATCGAGGCGCAAGCCGCGGAAGTCACCTTCGAAGCGTTGTCTGCTCAATTGCCGGGCGTGCGTGTGGCGCTAGTGCACGGTCGTATGAAACCGGCCGAAAAACAGCAGGCCATGCTGGATTTCAAGCAGGGTCGCAGCGATCTGCTGGTTGCCACCACCGTGATCGAAGTCGGCGTGGACGTCCCCAATGCGTCGCTGATGATCATCGAAAATGCCGAGCGGCTGGGCCTGGCGCAGTTGCACCAGTTGCGTGGCCGGGTCGGGCGCGGTGCGGCCGCTTCCAGCTGCGTGCTGTTGTATCAAGCGCCGTTGTCGATGATGGCGCGTCAGCGCCTGGAGACCATGCGCCAGACCAACGACGGTTTCGTGATCGCGGAAAAGGATCTGGAATTGCGCGGTCCAGGCGAATTGCTAGGCACCCGGCAAACCGGTCTGGCCAGTTTCCGCATCGCCGATCTGGCCCGCGATGCCGGCCTGCTGCCACGCGTGCAGGTGCTGGCCGAACGACTGCTGGAGGAAGTACCGGAGATCGCCGACCGCGTGGTCGCGCGCTGGATCGGTGGCGCGGTGCGGTATGCGGCCGCTTGAGCTGCCGGGAATCGGGAATCGTAAAACCAAAGGCCGCTGCGTCCTGCGCGTCCTGGACGTTCGCGTGATCGGCCGATCCTTGCGAAGATGCGGCAACGAACCCCGAATGCCCAATCCCGAATCCAATGACTGACAAGATACCGCTGCTGATCGACACCGACCCGGGCGTAGACGACGCGCTGGCGCTGCTGATGGCTTTCAACGACGCCCGCCATGAGGTGGTCGGCCTGACCATCGCTGCCGGTAACGTTGGCCTGGAGCACACCGTGCGCAACGCCTTGAAGGTCTGCGAGATCGCCGGTCGCGCCGACGTGCCGGTCTACGCCGGCTGCTCGCAGCCGTTGCTGCACCCGTCGGTGGACGCGGCCCACGTGCACGGTCTCGACGGCTTCGGCGATGTCGGTCTGCCACCGGCCAAGCGCACTGCCGAAGCCGAACACGCCGCACTCGCCATCCTGCGGCTGTCGCACCAACATGCCGGCAAATTGCTGTTGGTTGCGCTTGGCCCGCTGACCAATCTTGCCCTGGCACTGATCCTGGACCCGACCCTGCCAACGCGCGTGGCGCGCTTGGTGGTGATGGGCGGGGCGCTGACCGGGCACGGCAACATCACCGCCGCCGCCGAGTTCAATATCGGTTTCGACCCGGAAGCGGCGCATATCGTGTTCCGCGGCTTCCCGCAGTTCGACGTCGCCGACTGGGAAGCCACCATCGCGCACGGCCTGCTGCACCGGGACGTGGAGCAGTGGCTGGTGGCCGATTCTGCTCGCGCCCGGTTCTACGAAGAGATCTCGCGCAAGACCCGCTTGCGGTCCAAGGACAGCCGCGGCGCGTACTGGTGTGCCGCCGACGCGTTGGCGATGGCCTTTGCCCTGCACCCGGAAGGCGCGCAGCGGCTGGAACAGCGCCCGGTACACATCGAACTATCCGGCACGCATACCCGCGGTATGACCCTGGTGGACTGGAACCGGCAGGGCGGGGCGTCCGACAACGCCAACCTGCTGTTGGCCTATGACATCCAACAGTTCTACGGCCTGGTTGGAGCGGCCTTGGCGGCGAACTGAGGTGACCTTGCGCTGGCTGTCCTGGCGAAGCTATAATGCCCGGCTTATCCAGGCAGCCCGGCGCCAAGTCCATGAAAGATAACGTGCATCCCAACTACAAAGACGTCGTCTTTCACGACGTGACGTCCGATTTCAAGATTCTGACCCGCTCCACCATGACCTCGAAAGAGACCGTGAAGTGGGAGGACGGCCAGGAGTATCCGCTGATCAAGGTGGAAATTTCCTCGTCCTCGCACCCGTTCTATACCGGCAAGCACAAGGTGATCGACACCGGCGGCCGTATCGACAAGTTCCAGAAGCGCTACGCGCGCTGAACTTGCAGGACGGGCTGTACCGGCAACGGCCGCGCATTGCGCGGCCGTTGTTTTTTTTTGGGCGTCGGACGCGTCGTTTTGACGTCGACTTCTGTCCAAGCGACGGCCAAAATGTTGCTGTGCGATAATAACGTGATCCGAGGCGACGCCTTGGACTTCCATCACGTGCCTGCCCATGTGGGATCAGGCGCCTTCCACTGAAGGAGCGTACACAGTGTCCGATCTTGATCAGGTCACGCTCAACGCCGGCGACACGTCGGTCGTTCTGCCGGTTCTCAAGCCCACGCTTGGCAATGATTGCGTCGATATCTCAAAGCTGACCAAAGAAACCGGTCTGTTCACCTACGACTCGGGCTTTACCGCCACCGCCAGCTGCAAGTCGGCCATCACCTACATCGATGGCGACAATGGCGTGTTGCTGTATCGCGGCTACCCGATCGAGCAGCTGGCCGAAAAGTCCACCTTCCTGGAAGTGTCGTACCTGCTGATGAACGGCGAACTGCCGACGGCGGACGAATTCAAGAAGTTCGATCACGAAGTGACGCATCACACGATGATGCACGAGTCGCTGAAGAACTTCCTCGGTGGTTTCCGTCATGACGCGCACCCGATGGCCATGCTGGCCGGCTCGGTCGCCTCGCTGTCGGCGTTCTACCACGACACCCTGGACCTCAACGATCCGGAGCAGCGCCGTCAGGCCGCCATCCGTCTGATCGCCAAGGTGCCGACCCTGGCTGCTGCCGCGTACCGCTATTCGATCGGCTGGCCGATTCGCTACCCGCGCAACAACCTGAACTACGTCGATCGCTTCCTGCACATGATGTTCGAAGTGCCGAGCGAGCCGTTGGCGACCAACCCGGTCGTGGCCAAGGCGCTGGATCTTCTGTTCATCCTGCACGCCGACCACGAGCAGAACGCCTCGACCTCGACCGTGCGTCTGGTCGGTTCGACCGGTGTCAACCCGTATGCGTCGGTCGCTGCCGGTATCACCGCGCTGTGGGGCCCGGCACATGGCGGCGCCAACGAAGCCGTGCTGAAGATGCTGGAAGAGATCGGCACCGCCGACAACGTCGAGTCCGCCGTGGCCAAGGCCAAGGACAAGAACTCGAGCTTCCGCCTGATGGGCTTCGGTCACCGTGTCTACAAGAACTTCGACCCGCGCGCCAAGATCATCCGCGAGATGACCCACAAGGTGCTGGGCGAACTGGGCGTCAACGACCCGCTGCTGGAAGTGGCGCTGAAGCTGGAAGAGGCTGCGCTGAAGGATGACTACTTCGTGCAGCGCAAGCTGTACCCGAACGTCGACTTCTACTCGGGCATTATCTACAAGGCGCTCAATATCCCGGTGGAAATGTTCACCGTGATGTTCGCCATCGCCCGCACCGCCGGCTGGGTGTCGCATTGGCTGGAGCAGCAGGTCGACCCGGAAATGAAGATCGGCCGTCCGCGCCAGATCTACACCGGCTACGACAAGCGCAATTACAAAGACGCCGAACAGCGCTAAGCGCCAGCTGGCAGATGCTTGAACGAACGCTCCGCATTGCGGGGCGTTTGCATGTGCGATGTCGGAATATGCGGGCGATCTTTAAGCCAAGCGCGGCCTACAAAACGAG encodes:
- the rpoZ gene encoding DNA-directed RNA polymerase subunit omega — encoded protein: MARITVEDCLEVVNNRFELVMMASKRARQLANGVQPLIENAAASDKPTVMALREIAARRIDNALIDEVEKAERERAEREALEWAAAEVVADEDMSKNDD
- a CDS encoding RelA/SpoT family protein is translated as MNPGPTAQATVVTSPSSDQAIPDYVLHLERAASYLPKEQLPILRRAWEVGATAHAGQTRKSGEPYITHPVAVAGVLAELGLDMESLIAAILHDTVEDTPLTREELAFEFGEAVAELVDGVTKLDKLKFRDRQEAAAESFRKMLLAMSRDLRVIMIKLADRLHNMRTLGAQSTEARGRIARETLEIYAPIAQRLGMSLIKSELQNLGFRALYPWRHAIIEKHIRSQPVVRRESMAQVEVQLSQRLAKEGLEHRLVSRIKTPWSIYSKMHEENKSFDQVMDVFGFRLVVRTVADCYHALGAVHASFKPLDGRFRDFIAIPKANGYQSLHTVLFGPYGSPIEVQIRTEEMDLIAERGVAAHWTYKVGSASPNSAQSRAHDWIVELIDSQRAAGSSLEFLDNVKVDLFPDEVYLFTPKGKILALPRNSTALDFAYAVHTDVGNRAVASRVDKKLVPLRTKLVSGQAVEIITARSATPKPQWLEFVVSSKARTAIRYQLKQLEHEDAVQLGHRMLDRALEAMDSSLERLPKGRLDAFLNEHRYPRLEALLADVALGNLMPNQAAQALMAYAEMRGGGHSKHSHEKILIDGSERGVISFANCCQPIPGDEIMGYHTAGKGIVVHRLDCPNLAELRKSPERWVPIDWDSSVTGDYDTALVVEVENRTGVLAQLAAAIAQSQSNIERVDYLDRDFNAAVLRFNIQVRDRRHLAEVMRRLRRLHVVQSVGRQ
- a CDS encoding RidA family protein yields the protein MPQIIHTDQAPAAIGPYSQAVRAGNTVYFSGQIPLDPVTGEIVPGDIGAQARRAFDNLKAVAEAAGGSLDKIVRLGLYLTDLGQFAAVNAVMQEYFQAPFPARSTIEVSGLPKGAGFEVDAVMVLE
- the recG gene encoding ATP-dependent DNA helicase RecG, translated to MPRARVVTPSLAVAGQAPLSSLPGVGPKVADKFAARGILSVQDLWLHLPLRYEDRTRLTTIAQLQSGVPAQIEGRVDAVERGFRFRPVLRVAVSDASHGTLVLRFFHFRAAQVAQFAVGTRVRVFGTPKPGQNGWEIVHPSYRVLAPDEDAGLGDSLDPVYPVLEGVGPATLRKLIGQALERLPPEAALELLPPHWLQDEQLPSLRAALLTMHRPPVGTDPQQLLAGGHPAQQRLAIEELLAHQLSLRRQRIALQRFHAPSLPGNGTLVQQLRRALPFQLTGAQQRVFEQIARDLAQSWPMLRLVQGDVGSGKTVVAALAAMLAVEQGKQVALAAPTELLAEQHLNNLRDWLEPLGIRIVWLAGKVTGKARAAAMADVASGQAQVVVGTHALMQEAVVFHDLALAIIDEQHRFGVHQRLALRDKGAAAGSVPHQLVMTATPIPRTLAMSTYADLDVSAIDELPPGRTPVQTIVLSAERRPELVERIRAACAEGRQAYWVCTLIEESEEPEKGARGQHGGPPRIEAQAAEVTFEALSAQLPGVRVALVHGRMKPAEKQQAMLDFKQGRSDLLVATTVIEVGVDVPNASLMIIENAERLGLAQLHQLRGRVGRGAAASSCVLLYQAPLSMMARQRLETMRQTNDGFVIAEKDLELRGPGELLGTRQTGLASFRIADLARDAGLLPRVQVLAERLLEEVPEIADRVVARWIGGAVRYAAA
- a CDS encoding nucleoside hydrolase, producing MTDKIPLLIDTDPGVDDALALLMAFNDARHEVVGLTIAAGNVGLEHTVRNALKVCEIAGRADVPVYAGCSQPLLHPSVDAAHVHGLDGFGDVGLPPAKRTAEAEHAALAILRLSHQHAGKLLLVALGPLTNLALALILDPTLPTRVARLVVMGGALTGHGNITAAAEFNIGFDPEAAHIVFRGFPQFDVADWEATIAHGLLHRDVEQWLVADSARARFYEEISRKTRLRSKDSRGAYWCAADALAMAFALHPEGAQRLEQRPVHIELSGTHTRGMTLVDWNRQGGASDNANLLLAYDIQQFYGLVGAALAAN
- a CDS encoding type B 50S ribosomal protein L31 gives rise to the protein MKDNVHPNYKDVVFHDVTSDFKILTRSTMTSKETVKWEDGQEYPLIKVEISSSSHPFYTGKHKVIDTGGRIDKFQKRYAR
- a CDS encoding citrate synthase, yielding MSDLDQVTLNAGDTSVVLPVLKPTLGNDCVDISKLTKETGLFTYDSGFTATASCKSAITYIDGDNGVLLYRGYPIEQLAEKSTFLEVSYLLMNGELPTADEFKKFDHEVTHHTMMHESLKNFLGGFRHDAHPMAMLAGSVASLSAFYHDTLDLNDPEQRRQAAIRLIAKVPTLAAAAYRYSIGWPIRYPRNNLNYVDRFLHMMFEVPSEPLATNPVVAKALDLLFILHADHEQNASTSTVRLVGSTGVNPYASVAAGITALWGPAHGGANEAVLKMLEEIGTADNVESAVAKAKDKNSSFRLMGFGHRVYKNFDPRAKIIREMTHKVLGELGVNDPLLEVALKLEEAALKDDYFVQRKLYPNVDFYSGIIYKALNIPVEMFTVMFAIARTAGWVSHWLEQQVDPEMKIGRPRQIYTGYDKRNYKDAEQR